The nucleotide sequence GTGTACAACACGCTGGCCAATCACTACCAGACCATCCCGTCGCGCTATCGCGGCGAACCGGTCTCAGGCCTGATCGGCCCGGTGCGACTTTTGATCGTAGCACGGGCGTCTCGCCCCTGAGTAGCATGGCCGTCTCGGCCATGTCCTTGCTTTGCACGGGCAAGATGCCCGTGCGACTCATGGGCGAGACGCCCATGCTACTGAGGAGAACAGATGCCCGACTTGGGATACAACTACCGCCTGCCGGAGTTCGCTGCCGGTAGCCGCCTGCTCTTTCAGGGCGACTCGATCACGGATATGCAGTGGGGGCGCAATGAGGCCGACCGCAATCACTACCTCGGCCACAGCTATGTGTTTCTGATCGCGGCGCGGCTGGGGGTGGACATGCCGGCGGCCAAGCTCGAGTTCTTCAACCGCGGCGTCAGCGGCAACACGTTGGGCGACTTGAAGAACCGCTGGCAGAGCGACGCCATCGACATGAAGCCTGACCTGCTGAGCATTCTCGTGGGCGTCAACGACGTCCACCGCGCCGGCGGGGCGGTGGCCTTGCCCGCGTGGGAGGCCGACTACCGCTGCATCCTCCACGCCAGCCGCAAGGCCAATCCCGCCCTGCGGCTGGTCCTGCTGGACCCCTTCGTTCTGCCTTCGGGCAAGCTGGCCGACAAGGACCAGTGGCAGCAATGGCGCGGGCAGGTGGACGCGCTCTGCACCATCGTCGAGCGACTGGCTGTCGACTACCAGGCCGTCCATATCCGCACGCAGGAAATCTTCGACGCCGCCGCGGCCGCCGTCGAGCCCGCGCATTGGATGTGGGACGGCGTCCATCCACTGCCCCAAGGCCACGAATTGATCGCGCGGTATTGGCTGCAGGAAGTCAGTGCCCGCTGGAGCGGGCGGTAGACCGTGCTACTTCAGCAGTTGCCTGCCGATGTTCTGACAGGCCGTAATGAAGCCTCTGAGGCCGGCGGGGGCTTTGTCTTTGGCGGCTTCGCCGCCGTATTCCACCAGGACGGCGGTGAGGAATCCGGTGTCGCTGAAGAGCGGTTCGGCGTCGCCCTTCTTGTCGCGCACGTGGCGGGCGCGGGCGGCTAGCTTCTGGGCGAGCCATTCGTGCTCGGCGCCGCTGGCCGATTTTTCCAGCGACTCGGCGGCCTGCTCGTATTTCCCGTCGGCGGCCAGTCGCTCGCCGGTGAGGAAGACGCTGATCGGGTTATCCGGCCAGGCTCGCATGGCACGGACCACTTCCAGGTCGGCGGACCGCAGGTCGCGTTTAGTGCAGTGATCGTACGCCAGGATCAGGTGGATGGTGCTGAGCAGTTGCGGACCGGTCATGGCGGGATTGGCGTCGCCCGTTGCGGCGCAGTGTTCAACCTCCTGCGCCCCCAGAATCGGCATGCCGTTGGCCGAGAGCGCCACGCCCCGCAACAGGTGATATCCGCACTTGAGCTGAGGGGAGGTTGGATTCGGGTTAAGCATTTCCACCTCGTACAGTGCGGCGTTCATGCTGCCGCTGGAGAGGTGCCCCACGGCCAGAACCACGCCGGTCATGGGCGGTGGCGTGTCGGCCATGGCGTTCATGTCGGTCTCGATGCCTTTCCAGTCGGGCTTGCCCTCTGCCAGCGGTTGGCGCCCGGTCGCCAGTGTGGCCAGTTCGGCGGCGGCATTGGCCAAGTCGCGCACCAGATCGCTCAGGGTGGCGGGATCCTGTTTCCCCGCCTGGGCTGCCGCCAGCGCCAAGCCCTTGAACGTGCTCGTGACGAGCGTGCGGCGCGTGGCCCGGTAGGCCCTGGCCTTCCAGGAGTCAAGCAACGCGATGAGGCGCGCTTCCTCGGCGGCCAGGTCCGCTTCGCGCCGAGCCGCCGCGGCGGCCGCGGCGGTGGCGTCATATGCTGCCGCGTCGGAGGGGGCGGTGGTGGGCTGGGCCAGGAGTTCCTTTGCTGCGTCGGCGGCTTCTGATGCGCGGTTGGCGGCCGCGGCGGCGGCTTTGGGATCTTTAGCTGCGCGTGCGGCGATGGCTTGGGCCAAGGCCTGTGCGGCGACGGCCTGAGCTTCGGCGGTGGTCTTGGGTTTTGAGCTGGAGCAACCGGCCAAAGCAATCGCCGCGGCCAGAACTAGCACGTTTATCTTCATGGTGGCGTACCCCATGTGCCTTTTCCCATCCTCTTAATCCGTTTCCAATCCGTTAATCCCGCACTCCCCGTCCCTGGGCGCGCGGGCTGCGGTGGCAGACGACCTGCTGCTTGAGGTTGTTGGCGTAGAGCAGGATGTCGTTGTCGGGGAAGTCGATCACGCGGACGATCTCGCCCAGCGGGCCGCAGTTGGGCACGATCTGTTCCAGAGCGTTGGGGCACGAGCGAAGGAAGGTCTCGTTGAGCACGTTGCCGTCCTGGTTGGGCAGCAGGGTGAAGTAGAGGATGTCATTCTCCACCAGGTCGCTGAAGTAATGCGTGCCCAGCGAGGCGCTGGGGATCAGGTCCTCGCGCATCGCCACGACCTCGCACAGGGCGGCGGCGTTGTTGATGTCGGCGAAGGCCGTCGGGATCCCCAGCGAGGGCGTGGTGGTTCCCCACCGCCCCGGGCCGATCAACAGGTCGCTGGTGTGGTGCGGGCGGTCGCCGGCGTGCATCACCTTGCCGATCAGCCGCGCGACGCTGTGGCGGTCTGCGATGGGCAGGCGGCCGTACTCGAAGGGGCATATGAAGATGATGCGGCTGACGGACAGGAGGCGGCTGGGGCCGATGACGGCGCCCTTGGTGCGCAGCACGAGTTGCTCGTCGGGAATGTGATCGGGCGGGGCGACGATGGTTCCGGCGCCTTGAACCTGGAGGGGGCGGCACTGCACGAGGTTGATCTTGTAGTGCTCGGGGTCGATGAAGTTTGCGGTGAACTCAACGTCGACCGGGTACGCGTAGGCGCGGTGGAGCACCTGGAAAAGGTTTCGCATGTCGTCGACGAAATCCGTTGCCGACAGCAGCTTCTCGAACGTCAGCACCCAGTCCGGCGGCGCATCGGGCGCGGGCGAGGCCGCGGCGCTGGCGACGGTCTCGATCGGCAGCGAGACGCCCTGGGCGACCACCTGCGGGAAACTGCTGGAGATGAGCTGGTTGGACTGCAGGTTCAGCACATCGACGCGGCGCTGGGCGTACTGGCGCACCTCGTCGAAGGTGCCCTCGGGGCGCATCTGTGGGGCGTTGAGGGCTACCACGCGCGTGTAATCGTCGTCGACGCGGTCGACGGCGCGCGTGCCCAAGCCGAACACCAGGCGCAGCATGCCCGCGTTGGGGTCGATCTCCTCGTTCCAGACGTACGGGTTGATGGAGAAGCCCACGCCGGCCACGTGCGGGTAGAAAAGTTGCCCGTTGAGCGAG is from Planctomycetaceae bacterium and encodes:
- a CDS encoding SGNH/GDSL hydrolase family protein → MPDLGYNYRLPEFAAGSRLLFQGDSITDMQWGRNEADRNHYLGHSYVFLIAARLGVDMPAAKLEFFNRGVSGNTLGDLKNRWQSDAIDMKPDLLSILVGVNDVHRAGGAVALPAWEADYRCILHASRKANPALRLVLLDPFVLPSGKLADKDQWQQWRGQVDALCTIVERLAVDYQAVHIRTQEIFDAAAAAVEPAHWMWDGVHPLPQGHELIARYWLQEVSARWSGR